In one window of Candidatus Vicinibacter affinis DNA:
- a CDS encoding M15 family metallopeptidase has product MNTSQKLYHLFGDPFTAEFQKKYLHVWDVPTKLEVGIIPKKIYCHASFAPVLEKFFKLLIERQLTDHIKTWDGCYNLRPIRGYEKHFDALYKVGNLNDAMKYLSCHSWGSAIDINAAWNQLGKTSTQNAELVKAGKEAGMIWGGDFKRVDAQHFEMKL; this is encoded by the coding sequence ATGAATACAAGCCAAAAGTTATATCATTTATTTGGTGATCCTTTCACCGCTGAATTTCAAAAAAAATACTTGCACGTTTGGGATGTTCCAACAAAATTAGAAGTGGGGATAATTCCTAAAAAGATTTATTGTCACGCCTCATTTGCGCCAGTTTTAGAAAAGTTTTTCAAGCTACTTATTGAAAGACAGCTCACGGACCATATCAAGACCTGGGACGGATGTTACAACCTTAGACCCATAAGAGGCTATGAAAAGCATTTTGATGCGCTTTATAAGGTCGGGAATCTTAATGATGCAATGAAGTACCTATCATGCCATTCGTGGGGTTCTGCGATAGATATCAATGCAGCCTGGAACCAATTAGGGAAAACATCAACTCAAAATGCTGAATTGGTGAAAGCCGGGAAAGAGGCTGGCATGATTTGGGGAGGTGATTTTAAGCGTGTTGATGCACAACATTTTGAAATGAAACTTTAA
- a CDS encoding metallophosphoesterase family protein has translation MTIRKKDAELIENLIVEHLELMPTVPNRTLARILCEKYPETFYSIEQARTCVRARRGKNASRHREARLRAGKKIYTQLIEHYPEPELHELDPYQIPKGNTNIGVISDLHFPKQCNETIDFALNDYARIGVDTIILNGDILDNPTFGKFPVDPNYRSKVGHWFDQTEYFLESLREAFPNALILYVEGNHDSWYRRWLWQQAKNVAADPYFSLEDRLHLIDYGIKFIPEIQLIQCHDYFIFHGHQHAKGGQLDTVAKRMVAKLNSNCIIGHMHYASSFALTNITGANCATVHVLGAASTNKPSYMPFGGKSRKGYLYMTAKDGVCEVSNIWNDNGRKREITI, from the coding sequence ATGACAATAAGAAAAAAGGATGCGGAGTTAATCGAGAATTTAATAGTTGAGCATCTTGAATTGATGCCGACTGTTCCCAATCGGACATTGGCGAGGATACTTTGTGAAAAATACCCTGAAACATTTTACAGCATTGAACAAGCCAGGACGTGTGTAAGGGCAAGGCGAGGTAAAAATGCATCGAGGCATAGAGAGGCAAGGCTAAGAGCCGGAAAGAAAATATACACCCAACTAATTGAACATTACCCTGAGCCTGAATTACACGAATTAGACCCATATCAGATTCCTAAAGGAAACACGAATATCGGGGTTATATCAGATCTGCATTTTCCAAAACAATGTAACGAAACGATTGATTTTGCCTTAAATGATTACGCACGAATTGGGGTTGATACTATAATTCTGAATGGTGATATTTTAGACAACCCGACATTCGGGAAATTTCCAGTTGATCCGAACTACCGATCAAAGGTCGGGCATTGGTTCGATCAGACGGAATACTTTTTAGAATCACTTCGGGAGGCGTTCCCGAATGCCTTAATACTATATGTCGAAGGCAATCATGATTCTTGGTATCGAAGATGGTTATGGCAACAAGCCAAGAACGTGGCAGCTGATCCTTATTTCTCATTGGAGGATAGGCTGCATCTCATAGATTATGGAATAAAATTCATTCCCGAAATCCAATTAATACAGTGCCATGATTACTTTATATTTCATGGTCATCAACACGCTAAAGGTGGGCAATTGGACACGGTTGCAAAAAGAATGGTCGCAAAGCTAAATTCAAACTGTATCATAGGACATATGCACTATGCTTCATCTTTTGCCCTTACTAATATAACAGGGGCAAATTGCGCCACTGTCCATGTATTAGGTGCAGCATCAACCAATAAGCCTTCATACATGCCATTTGGAGGCAAGTCCAGAAAAGGCTATCTGTATATGACCGCTAAAGATGGAGTTTGTGAAGTGTCTAACATCTGGAACGATAACGGAAGAAAGAGGGAGATCACAATATGA
- a CDS encoding helix-turn-helix domain-containing protein produces the protein MQDNNKPDIAKEMGLLTLVEAAKYLGVSEGHFRQHISPKLIGVTPGKTKYFTKKELIKWLGARITKVAQQAIV, from the coding sequence ATGCAAGATAATAACAAACCAGACATAGCAAAAGAAATGGGGCTACTTACTTTAGTAGAGGCAGCAAAATATTTAGGAGTGTCAGAAGGCCACTTCAGACAACATATTTCGCCTAAACTCATAGGTGTAACCCCAGGCAAAACAAAGTATTTCACAAAAAAAGAGTTGATTAAATGGTTAGGCGCAAGAATTACAAAAGTAGCACAACAGGCGATAGTTTAA
- a CDS encoding antA/AntB antirepressor family protein, translated as MNNLFNQKANFPEVKIEGENQVVSARDLYNFLEVSEAFSEWFARMKGYGFTQNVDYQSLSGKSEKLGGRPSTDYALTIETAKEIAMIQRTEIGKKVREYFIECERQLKIKKISDRILTPDVLINLATQLKGEMAKNEELTEQLQMSESVIKAQAPKVKYVDEVLAVPNTWTTTTIAKELGMTAQHLNKILCDLKIQFPHEKHYVLYAKYQNKDFTRTRTATFIDGSGVTRSSLLMSWTEKGRMFIHQTIQEIRNDSSIPQESKS; from the coding sequence ATGAATAATCTTTTCAACCAAAAAGCAAATTTCCCAGAGGTAAAGATCGAAGGCGAAAATCAGGTAGTTTCTGCCAGGGACTTATATAATTTCTTGGAAGTATCTGAGGCATTTAGTGAATGGTTTGCGAGAATGAAAGGGTATGGATTCACGCAAAACGTTGATTATCAAAGTTTATCGGGAAAATCCGAAAAACTCGGAGGCCGACCATCAACGGATTATGCCTTAACTATTGAAACGGCCAAAGAGATCGCCATGATCCAGAGAACAGAGATAGGTAAAAAGGTCCGGGAATATTTCATCGAATGCGAAAGGCAACTGAAAATAAAAAAGATTTCTGATAGGATTTTGACCCCGGATGTCCTGATCAATTTGGCTACACAACTTAAGGGTGAAATGGCAAAAAACGAGGAACTGACCGAACAATTACAAATGTCCGAATCAGTAATCAAGGCCCAGGCTCCAAAAGTAAAATATGTGGATGAAGTATTGGCAGTGCCGAATACTTGGACCACAACCACAATTGCAAAGGAATTGGGTATGACAGCCCAACACCTAAATAAAATCCTTTGTGATCTTAAGATTCAATTTCCGCATGAAAAGCATTATGTCCTTTATGCCAAATATCAAAATAAAGACTTCACAAGGACCAGGACTGCCACCTTCATAGATGGCTCAGGAGTGACAAGATCAAGCCTCCTGATGTCTTGGACCGAGAAAGGAAGGATGTTCATTCATCAGACCATCCAAGAAATCAGAAATGACAGCTCTATTCCTCAAGAATCAAAATCTTAA
- a CDS encoding 3'-5' exoribonuclease has translation MKKHLMLDIETMGNQSYSAILSIAAVYFDINTGETYDEFYKCIDLKSCLDKGLVINADTLVWWFGQNESAKKR, from the coding sequence ATGAAAAAACATTTAATGCTTGACATTGAAACTATGGGAAATCAAAGCTATTCTGCCATATTAAGTATAGCTGCCGTATATTTTGATATTAATACTGGTGAAACTTATGATGAGTTTTATAAATGTATTGATTTAAAATCTTGCTTAGATAAAGGGTTAGTTATTAATGCTGACACATTGGTTTGGTGGTTTGGGCAAAATGAGAGCGCAAAAAAGAGATAA
- a CDS encoding 3'-5' exoribonuclease translates to MTKSDKYSLGEVLDDFSEFCTKDCEIWARSPRFDCGILQNAHDRLDMPILWDFRKERCVRTLVSFNEKIKDSVLRKGDDHNPLHDCKNQIKYTVECYRSITE, encoded by the coding sequence ATAACCAAATCTGATAAATACAGCTTAGGAGAAGTATTAGATGACTTTTCTGAATTTTGCACAAAAGATTGTGAGATATGGGCAAGATCTCCAAGGTTTGATTGCGGCATTTTACAAAATGCGCATGACAGATTAGATATGCCAATCCTTTGGGATTTTAGAAAAGAAAGATGTGTCAGGACATTAGTCAGCTTTAATGAAAAAATAAAGGACTCTGTTTTAAGAAAAGGCGACGATCATAATCCATTACATGATTGCAAAAATCAAATTAAATATACTGTTGAGTGCTATAGGTCAATAACTGAATAA
- a CDS encoding phosphoadenosine phosphosulfate reductase family protein, whose amino-acid sequence MCLISGGKDSQATAIFLKNHGIKSTHIFCDTGWEDETTYEFLKEFEEKLGSEIITLKGERAFVELAKHKKRFPSTKAKFCTEELKIKPTIDFILNQTQDVVIYQGIRWEESKNRSTFEKSDDFFKHYFEPYGYDKKGKPKLYTYRKKDIIMWLKEYQCSVERPIISWSTQQVFDYIIDNGFMPNKLYKYGFTRVGCFPCIMCTKDEIAKVVEYNPSKIDYLKNLEIEMGGNFFPPNYIPIRFCSKKVNKIDKETGKNVAVGIPSIMDVVNYVKQKNYGSGLFSGSFCQNEMLPCE is encoded by the coding sequence ATTTGTCTAATATCAGGTGGGAAAGATAGCCAAGCAACCGCCATATTTTTAAAAAACCATGGGATTAAATCAACACATATATTTTGTGATACAGGCTGGGAAGATGAAACTACTTACGAGTTTTTAAAAGAGTTTGAGGAGAAATTAGGAAGTGAAATTATTACCTTAAAAGGTGAAAGAGCTTTTGTTGAATTAGCAAAACACAAAAAAAGATTTCCATCCACAAAAGCTAAGTTTTGTACCGAAGAATTAAAGATTAAACCAACTATTGATTTTATACTAAATCAAACTCAAGATGTTGTTATCTATCAAGGCATAAGATGGGAGGAGAGCAAAAATAGATCAACTTTTGAAAAGTCAGATGATTTCTTTAAGCATTATTTTGAGCCATATGGATATGATAAAAAAGGGAAGCCTAAATTATATACTTATCGGAAAAAAGATATAATAATGTGGCTTAAAGAATATCAATGCTCGGTTGAAAGGCCAATTATTAGTTGGAGTACACAGCAAGTATTTGACTACATTATTGATAATGGGTTTATGCCAAATAAATTATATAAATATGGATTCACAAGGGTAGGCTGTTTCCCTTGCATTATGTGTACTAAAGATGAAATTGCAAAAGTAGTTGAGTATAATCCAAGCAAAATAGATTATTTAAAAAATCTTGAAATAGAGATGGGTGGTAATTTTTTCCCACCAAATTACATACCTATAAGGTTTTGTTCAAAAAAAGTAAATAAGATTGATAAAGAAACAGGAAAGAATGTTGCCGTTGGGATTCCATCAATAATGGACGTTGTAAATTATGTGAAGCAAAAGAACTATGGGTCTGGTTTATTTTCTGGTAGTTTTTGCCAAAATGAAATGTTACCGTGTGAATAA
- a CDS encoding DUF551 domain-containing protein, with translation MQWISVKDRLPEVGQYILICNSNADEDNIVCEAVYLDNFFYISQINERAELVTHWGPLPEPPKD, from the coding sequence ATGCAATGGATATCAGTTAAAGACAGGCTCCCGGAAGTTGGGCAATATATTTTGATTTGTAACTCAAATGCAGATGAAGACAATATAGTATGTGAGGCTGTTTATCTTGACAATTTTTTTTATATTAGTCAGATAAATGAAAGGGCAGAGCTTGTCACACACTGGGGTCCACTACCTGAACCGCCAAAAGATTAA